TATGGAACCTTGACGATGGGGTACTTAGCAGTGAAAATGAGCGAGAACCCAACGATAGTAGCTAAGATAGCGTTATCGCTGTTCTTGGGAGGCTTGCTCTTCAAGAGTGGTGCCTCTCCAGTTCACATGTGGCTTGCAGATGCTCACCCAGCTGCGCCAAGTTCAATCTCAGCAATGCTTTCAGGGTTGGTCATAAAAGTCGGAGGGATATACGCGATAGCTAGGGTGGTTTTCAGCATATTCCTACCAGCTATAAATCTAGCAACCGTCGGATGGTTGGTCATAATATTCGCATGCATAACTCTCATCGTTGGGAACGCAATGGCCGTAGTGCAAGAGGATATGAAAAGACTACTTGCCTATTCCTCAGTAGGGCAGATAGGATACATCCTCCTAGGGCTTGGAATTGGGATGGTTGCCTACGGTTCAAAGATCGGTGAATTAGCTCTAGCAGGTGCAATATATCACATAGTTAACCATGCCATGATGAAGGCCCTTCTCTTCCTAGTGGCCGGTGCCGTATTGCATGAGCTTGGAACTAGGAACTTAAATGAGCTAAGTGGGCTTGCAAAGACCATGCCCAAGACAACCTTCGCTTTCTTAATAGGAGCAGCGGCAATAGTTGGAATGCCACCTTTAAATGGATTCGCAAGCAAGTGGCTGATATACGAGAGTTCTGCACTCTTCAACCCAATAATAGGTTCAATAGCGATAATTGGAACCGCTTTCTGTACTGCTGCGTATGTAAGAGTTCTATTCACTTTCTTTGGCAGACCAAATGAGAAGGTGATGAGGGCCAAAGACCCAGGAGCACTAATGCTCATTCCAATGTTCATCTTAGTTATAGCGATAATTCTTATGGGAATATTTCCATGGCAGATAAGCGACAAAATCATGATACCAGCTGCAAGA
This Pyrococcus horikoshii OT3 DNA region includes the following protein-coding sequences:
- a CDS encoding proton-conducting transporter membrane subunit — translated: MTWLPFIIIIPLFGAFSMPIVSLLKGKAKEIWATIISFTTLMVGIQVFREVWNRGTIVYALGSETPFGKANFPIRIVWEVDKFGAIMVLIITLVSFLAVLYSIEYMKHDTGLEKYYTLILILELGMLGIAITGDIFNFYVFLEIMSIASYALVAFRNDTWEAIEAGIKYMFVGSLASSLVLLGIALLYGQYGTLTMGYLAVKMSENPTIVAKIALSLFLGGLLFKSGASPVHMWLADAHPAAPSSISAMLSGLVIKVGGIYAIARVVFSIFLPAINLATVGWLVIIFACITLIVGNAMAVVQEDMKRLLAYSSVGQIGYILLGLGIGMVAYGSKIGELALAGAIYHIVNHAMMKALLFLVAGAVLHELGTRNLNELSGLAKTMPKTTFAFLIGAAAIVGMPPLNGFASKWLIYESSALFNPIIGSIAIIGTAFCTAAYVRVLFTFFGRPNEKVMRAKDPGALMLIPMFILVIAIILMGIFPWQISDKIMIPAARNLWDITSYVMTLMGGG